In the Haloterrigena turkmenica DSM 5511 genome, TGCTCTCGGGTTCGATCCGTAGCTGTAGCGACGTCGCGCGGCTACTGACGGTCCGTTCGATGCGAGCGCGCCAGACGTCGCGCGTCCCGTCGGCCGTCTCGATCGCGTCCGTAAGCCGTTCGACGCTGCGTTCGGCGTCCGAATCGTCCGGCGTCACCCGCGTACGACCGCGTTCGCCGTCGACGACGAGTCCTCGCTCGTCGCTTCGAATCGGGAACGCGGAGACGAGCGTGGACTCGAACGTATTGTCCGCGTTCGCGAACACCGCGTCGTCGCCGACCGTGACGACGCCGTCGGTTCGGTCGAGCGTTACGGTCCGGCGGAGCGACTCGAGACCGGCGTCCTCGGGGTAGCAGTCGGCGAGTTCCATCTCGAACGCGTCGACCGTCGGCGAGGAGCGTCGGTCGAGTACCGACGCGGCGAACGCCTCCCCGGCGGTCTGCTCGACGCCGTTCACGTACGGAACGGAGTGGCCGAGCGAGCGCGCGGTGATGTACTCGTAGCGGGCCGGACCGAAGTAGTCCCGGTCGTACTCGGGACGCCCCGGATCGGTGAGGAGCGACTCGCCGTTCGCGTGAACGACGAACGAGCCGCAGTCGTTGTGGTTGTGCGACTCGCCGTTGTGGCCGGCTTTCGCGGCGACGACGAGACCGTCCGGATCGGCCGGGCTCGCCCGCGTAATCCACCACTCACAGCCCCCGAAGTATCGACGGGTCGGCGGGGTGGAACGCGTCCACGACGCGGGTACCGTCCGCGTCCAGTGGAGGTCGCGGACGATCTCGGGCAGCGACGCGACGTTCGGGCCGGCGAACGCGTCCGTGCGGCGCGCCATCTCCCACCGGCCGCGAGCCGCCAGTCCCGGCTTCTCTAGGCGGCGTCCGAGCCACGCGGCCGCGCGCGGCGCGACGACGCTCTCCTCGTCCGAGTCCGAGAACGGAACGAAGCGTCCGGGGCTGAGTTCGACGGCGAGTGGGTACGCGGCGAGACGCTCGAGTTTCGGGGGCGAGCACAGCGAGTGCGAGCCGTCGGTCGCGCTCTCGAGGGCGTCCGCGAGCGCGACGTAGTTGCCCACGCCGTAATTCCAGTAGCCGACTCCTTCCGTCGTCCCGCCGTCGGCGCCGAAGCCGTCGAGGTAGTGGCCGAGACCGTCGGCGACGCGTTCGACGATGCGCGCCTGCCGGCCGGCGTCGTCGAGGAGGTGTAGCGCGGCGAGCGCGACGCCCGCGCTACAGACCGCGTTCCAGTTGTTCGTTGCCGTCGTCCACCAAATGTCGTCGCGGTCCTCGTAAGGAGTGAAAACGCGACAATCGACTTCGGCGCGGATGCGCTCACGGAGCGCGGGATGGAGACGGTCGCCGAGAATCGCGTCGACCTCCGCGAGGAGGAGCGCCGCGCCGACGGTGAAGAGCGCGACCGTCCGCTCTTCGCTCGGGACGGCGCCCGGGAGCCCCTCCCGAGATTCGTCTCCGAGGTGTGCGGGCCACGTCCACGTCGCCTGCTCGCAGAGCGCCCACGCGTGGTCCAAAATCGGATCGAAGTCGTCGTCGCGTTCGACGCACGCGGCGACGACGAGCGCGGAGAGACGACGCCGGCGTTCGCGTGCGGCGGCTTCGTAGCGCGACCGATCTCCCGTGCGCTCGTAGTCGAGGTACTGACTGGCCGTGAGCGACGGGATCTCGCCGTCGCGAGCCGATTCGGCGTCGTCGAGCAGCGCCTCGACCGGCTCGCAGGTCAGTTCGTCCGTGCGGAGGGCCGTCCACGCCGCTTCGTCGTCGTACGTCGGGAGCGTGAACGCCTCCCCGGGGCCGTCGAGGGCGTCTCGGAGGCCGCCGACCGTCCATTCGCGCGGCGGATAGTCGTGGTCGTGCGCCGTCGGCATACGCGATAGGAACGACGGTGTGCCAATAAACCTCGTGGTGATAGCTGCTCCTTCGCGCACGAACCGTTGGGAGCCACCGAACGTGTGAGCCCGTACCGTTTCACAAAAGTCTAGTGCGATCGGCAAGTTGTGTCGGCCATGCAACTCGCACTGTCGACGCTCGGCTGCCCCGACTGGGACCTCGAGCGAATACTGTCCGTCGGCCGGGAGGCCGGCTACGACGGCGTGGACTTCCGAGGGTACCGGGACGAGATCGACGTCACGCGCCATCCCCTGTTTACCGATCGAGCCGACGAAACGCGGTCGAGACTCGAGGCCGCCGGGCTGAGCGTCAGCGCCCTCAGCTCGAGCATCAGCCTCTGTGAACCCGGCGACCGATCGGCCCGCGTGGCGGAGGCGCGCAGGCTGATCGAGGTCGCCGACGCGTTCGACGTCGACCGAATCCGCGTGTTCGGCGGCGGCGACCTCGACGCCCACTCGAGAGCCGACCTCGCGCGTTTCGGGGGCGAAACCATGCGGGAGATCCTCGCGATCGACGGCGCGGAGAACGTCCGGTGGATCCTCGAGACGCACGACGCCTGGACCGCCTCGGACGACTGTCAGCGACTCCTCGACGAGCTTCCCGCGGACGACGTCGGCGTCCTGTGGGACGCCGCGCACACCGTCCGTCTCGCCGGCGAATCCCCGCGCGAGACCCTCGACGCGCTCGGCGACCGGATCGAGTACGTGCACGTGAAAGACGCCGTCTACGACCCGGATCATCACGACGCGACCGACGACGGTTACGTGTACGCGGTCCCCGGCGAGGGCGACCTACCGATGGCCGACGTCGTCGAGGCGCTCCGCGAGCGGGGCTACGACGGCTGGCTCGTCTTCGAACACGAGAAGCGATGGCACCCCTCGCTCGCCGATCCCGACGTCGCCCTTCCGGCGTTCGTGGAGTGGTTCCGCGACCAGCGGTGAGCGGACGAATCCCTGCGTTTATAGTATCGAAGGAGTTACGAGAGATATGAAAATTTTCGTCACGCTACCGGACGGGGAACTTCGGGACGACTTCTTCCCGAACGAGGTCCGCCACCGACTCGAGTCGCTTGGTTCGGTCGCCTGGAATCCGTCGACCGACGACCTCTCCGAGGACGCCCTCCGTGACCGCATCGACGGCGTCGACGTACTGGTCACGGGGTGGGGCAGTCCGCGGGTCACCGCCGACGTCCTCGAGGCGGCCGACGATCTGCGACTGATCGCCCACACCGGCGGGAGCGTCGGGACGCTGGTCTCCGAAGCGGTCTACGACGCGGGGATTCCCGTCGTGAGTGCCAACGACGTGATGGCCGACCACACGGCGGAACACACGCTCGGCTCGATCCTCGCGAAACTGCGCGCCGTTCCGGAACTCGAGGCGTCGATGAAAGCGGGCGAGTTCGGTGCCGACGACGTCGATATTCGGACCCTCCACGGGAAGGACGTCGGACTCGTCGGGCTGGGGACCATCGGTCGGAAACTGCTCGACCACCTGGCCCCCTTCGACGTGTCCGCCAGTATCTACGATCCCTACGTGAACGCGGAAGCGCTGGCGGAGTATCCGTTCGCGACGCTGACGGATCTCGAGACGGCGCTGGACTCAGCGGTCGTTTCCGTCCACGCGGCGCGGACCGACGAGACGATCGGCATGCTGGACGCGGATCGACTGGCGCAGATCCCCGACGGGGCGCTGTTCGTCAACACCGCGCGCGCCGAGATCGTCGAGGAAGCGGCGCTCGTGGAGGAACTGCGGTCGGGTCGGCTCTCCGGCGTCTTCGACGTCTACCATCAGGAGCCGCTCCCCGCCGATCACGAGTTCCGAGAGTTCGACAACGTCTTGCTCACCCCCCACGTCGGCGGATCCCAGATCCACAGCCCGCTAACCGAGACCGTCATCGACGACATCGAGCGGTTTCAACGAGACCAACCGCTCGAACACGAGATCCCGAGACGACAGTGGCAGACGATGACTCGGTAAGTAACCCACGACTGAAGTCGTGGGCTTTTCAGCGTGGACTCCCGATTCAGCCTCAACCGAGGCGGGCGATGTACTCGCCACTCTCGTTCAACATCCCGCTGTTTAGGCGCACACCTACGGGTGCGCCTCCATCGGAGCCGGTTTGGTTCCGACGGAGATACCGCAGACCGATGTTCTTCGCCACATTGTAATCCGCGTGAGTCTCGTAGCCGCACTTCTGGCACGCAAAGTCTTCGCCATCGCGGTTGTCCGGGTGCGTAAACCCATACGTCGAACATCGTTTCGACGTGTTCTCGGGTTCGACCATCTCCACGTCGATATCGTAGCGGGCGGCCTTGTACTCGACAAAGTCATACAGGCGGTTGTATGCCCATTTGTGCCCCCACGACGCGTTGAGGCGGTCGCGGATGCCCGTGAGCTGCTCGAACGCGATCACCGTACAACCGTGCTCGACGGCCTCGTCGATGATCTCGTTGGAAATTTCGTGGAGCATCTGTTTGAATCGTCCGGTCTCGCCGACCGATTGGATGTTCTCGTGTGCCCAGCGCGTGCCACACTGTGCAAGGCTGGCGCGGCGCTTCTCGTATTCGCGCCGCCAGTGATCGAACTCGCCGCCGTCCCAGAAGCGTCCCGTCGAGGCGACGGCGAACTTGTTCACGCCGAGGTCGACGCCGAGGACCGTTGGGTGCTCGGTCGTCGCCTTGACCGACGTGTCGGGCTCCACCTCCGCTTTCGTATGGACGTGAAGCATCCACTCGCCGTGTTTGTAATGCAGTTCCGCCCCGGTGGTCTCGAACGCATCGGAGAAGAGGTACTTCAAGTGGGGCGTGTTGCGGGAGTCGTCCGGGAGGACGTAGTCGAGTTCGATGCGGCCATCGACCGTCGAGAGCGAGACCTAATCGTCGTGGAACGTGGCCGAGCGCTTGTCAGAGACGAGATGCGGGCTGGTGAAGTGGGGTTTGCCCGCGGTCTCGCCCTGTTTCCAGCGTGCGACGACGCCCTTGACGGCTTCGGCGGCTTTGTTCCGCGCCGCCTGTACCATGTTCGCCGTCAGATCCGTCTCGTCGCGAACATCGCTGTATGTCTCGTCGTGGAGTGTCGTCTTGCTCGTCGTTTTGTACTCGCCCTGCCACGCGTGATCAACCACGTAGTTGGCGGCAAACAGGAACTCATCGACGGTCTCTTTGAGAGATGTAGCGGCGTCGCTATCCACGTCGAGTTTGACGAGGACGGTCCGCTGCACTTCTCCCATATTTCATATGTATGGGTGGAGATTTAAAGGCGTTGGGGAGTCAATTTGGTATATGCATGTGGATAGACTCACAAGTGACGCGCTTCCTCCCACGACTAAAGTCGTGGGTTTCCGCGCTGTTTCTGTATGAGACGGACGTGACGACCGGCCCCGCTCGGTCGGCGTCGTCAAGCCGATCTCTCTCATGAGTTCGATCAGAGACGAGTCTGTCTCAAGTGACCCCTCTCAGCGTCCGTCATCGGCGGAAAACGATCGCGAACGGGGATATTCAGCCGGTATCCGGCGCTTCGAGACCGTTTTCGGCGCGCTCAGACGGACAACCGCGAGCGGGCGTCCGGTGACACCGGAACAGTCGCTGCGATCTCTAAACGTTCTCCGGAAAGTTATTACGGTTGTACTACTGTAAACACCGTCCGACTTATAGCCAGAATCTCGTTCCAACGGCCGAATCATAGCGGAAGAAGAGCTCGTACCCCGAGGTTGCTTCCGTCCGGCGAGACCGGACGGCCTGTGCTAAATAATATCAAGGAGAAGGCAGGAGAGCGAGTCGACCGATCGCGCAACCGTGTCGGAGGTAATCATCGAGACCTCGATAAGAAGGATCGGTGCAGTCGGCTATTCGGAAACGACGGGTTCGTGCAACGAACGATCCGCTGTGCCCGTCAGATCATTCGATACACTTCGTCCATCCACTGATCGGAGTCGTCGTCGACGAGGATTCCGTCCATCTCCTCGGCCCAGCGAGCCTGTTCGTCGCTCGTCTCCATCACGTCGCGAATCGCGTCCGGGTCGTCGAGTTCCATGAACCCGAAGACGTGCCCGTCCGACTCGAAGACGCTGTAGGTCTCGAGTCCGGCGTCGGACTCGAGATACGCCTCCTCGAGCCACGCGGGAACGTCCTCGTGGGCCTCGCGGTACGCCTCGCGCTGTCCGTCGGCGATTTTCAGGTGGAAGGCAATGCGTGCCATACGGGAAACGAATCGAACGGGAGCGCCATAGCGATTTCCCCGTCTTTCGACCGATCGAGGATACTCGAGTCGGCACCGGCCGACCGGCATCGTCGGACGCGTCCGAGATGTGAGTACGTCGATCCGAAGGAGAAAAAAGGCGAGAAACTGAAGCGAAAGCGAAACCGTGATCGCCGACCGGCGGCGGAACCCGTCGCTACCGAAACTGCGGTATCACTTCGTCGGCGAACAGTTCCATGCCGCCGGTATCGGGGAAGTCGACGAACCAGCACTGGAACTTCGTGACGCCGACGTCGATTCGCCGCTCGATCGCCTCGGCGCACTCCTCGGGCGTCCCCATGATGAAGTAGTCCCTGGCGATCTCCTCGGTCGTGATGTCGGCCTGATCGACGTACTCCTCCTCGAACTGGATCGGAATCATCAGGTCGAGCAGGCGCTCGTACTTCTCGGGATCGCGCGTACAGATGACGTGCCCGTCCCAGGAGTACTCGATCTCGTCGGGATCGCGGCCGACCGTCTCGCAGTGGTCCTCGATGACGCCGATCTTGTGTTCCAAGGTCTCCGGCGTCCCTTTGAACACGTCCGTGTTCCAGACGTCGGCGTGTTTCGCGACGAGTTTCAACGTCACCTCCTCGCCCTGGCCGCCGACGAGGATCGGTGGATGCGGGTCCTGTACCGGACCGGGCTCACAGTAGGCGCCGTCGATCTCGTAGTGATCACCCGCGAAGGAGGCGCCGTCGCCCGACTCGTCGGTCCACATCTCCTTCATCAGGCGGATGCTCTCGTCTAAGCGCATCAGTCGCTCGAAGCCGTCGCGGTACTCCCAGCCGTAGGCTTCGTACTCGGGTTCGTGCCAGCCGGCGCCGAGCCCGAGCTCGAGGCGACCGCCGGAGACGATATCGAGCGTCGCGGCCATCTTCGCGACGAGCGCGGGGTTGCGGTAGTCGTTACAGAGGACGAGCGAGCCGAGGTTGATGTCGTCGGTGAGCCCCGCCAGCGCGGACAGCAGCGTCCAGCACTCGTACTCGGCGTTGTCGCGACCCAGCATGAGGTGGTCGGGCGCCCAGGCGGCGTCGAAGCCGAGCTCCTCGGCTTTCAGGACGCCCTGCTTCGTGGTCTCCCAGTCGAGTTCCTCGTAGCACGGCGTGTCGCGGTGGGAGGGATCCGTTCCCGACTCCGGCGCGCCCGCGAACACCGGCACGTTATACTCGAAGGTGACGTCGCTCATGGATCACTCCACGCTGTAGTGCTCGAGGGCCTCGGGGTTGGTCGCCGAGCTCAGTCCGACGGTCTCGGGCAGCGGAATGGTGCCACCTTCGGCCTGGGGCGGATTCGCATAGATGGCGTCGGCGTAGGTCGACTCCTGCTCGCCCTGGCGCTCCTTGTACCACTCCGGGATCGGGAAGTACTCCGCCATCGGCGCGTTGGTCGAGGCGGCGATGAAGTGCAGCGTCGGGTTCGTTCCGGAGTGAGGGATCACCGGCACGTCGCGGGCGCTGGCCATCGAGTCGATCTTCAACAACTCGGTCAGCCCGCCACAGCGGTGGATGTCGGGCTGGAGGATGTCGACGGCCTCGCGCTCGAGCAGCTCCTTGTGGCCCCAGCGGGTGAACTCGTGTTCGCCGCCGGAGATGGGGACGTTCGAGGCCTCTCTGACCTCGGCGTAGCCGTCGATGTCGTCCGGGATGACCGGCTCTTCGACCCACTCCATGTCGTAGCGCTCGAGGCGCTTGAGCATCTTCTTGGCGTAGCGGACGTCCCAGCCCATGTAGGCGTCGCCGGCGATCGCGATCTCGTCGCCGACGGCGTCCCGGACCGTCTCGACGATCTTCTCGTTCTCCTTCATACCCTTGCGGCCCGCTTCCGGTCCGTACCGGAACCGCAGTTTCATCGCGTCGAAGCCCTGCTCGGCGTAGTTCTGGGCTTCCCGGGCGAGTTTCTCGTGGTCGACCGGGTGGAGGTTGCTGGCGTAACAGGGAATCTCGTCGGTGACCGGGCCGCCCAGCAGTTCGTATACCGGCTTCTCCGCTTCCTTGCCGGCGATATCCCAGAGCGCGAGGTCGACCGCGCTGATGGCCTCGATGGCCGCCCCCTTCCGACCGAAGGGGATCGTCGCTCGGTACATCATGTCCCACAGGCGTTCGCGCTCGCGGGGATCCTCGCCGACGACGAGCTTCGAGAGCGTCTCGTCGACGATCGTCTCGATCGAGCCCGTCGCCCAGTTGCCGACGCCGACGCCGGTGATGCCCGCGTCCGTCTCGACCTCCACGACGACGTCGCCGACCGGCCCCATCCACTTCCGGCGGGCCTGCGGGTTGTCGCCGTCGGCGTTGTTGTACTCCTCGAACTTGCTCATGACGGTGACGAGCGGGAACTCGACGAACTCGCCCCAGGAATCGGTACTGACCTTCGTGACGGTGATGTTCGTTATCTCCATGAAT is a window encoding:
- a CDS encoding heparinase II/III domain-containing protein, with translation MPTAHDHDYPPREWTVGGLRDALDGPGEAFTLPTYDDEAAWTALRTDELTCEPVEALLDDAESARDGEIPSLTASQYLDYERTGDRSRYEAAARERRRRLSALVVAACVERDDDFDPILDHAWALCEQATWTWPAHLGDESREGLPGAVPSEERTVALFTVGAALLLAEVDAILGDRLHPALRERIRAEVDCRVFTPYEDRDDIWWTTATNNWNAVCSAGVALAALHLLDDAGRQARIVERVADGLGHYLDGFGADGGTTEGVGYWNYGVGNYVALADALESATDGSHSLCSPPKLERLAAYPLAVELSPGRFVPFSDSDEESVVAPRAAAWLGRRLEKPGLAARGRWEMARRTDAFAGPNVASLPEIVRDLHWTRTVPASWTRSTPPTRRYFGGCEWWITRASPADPDGLVVAAKAGHNGESHNHNDCGSFVVHANGESLLTDPGRPEYDRDYFGPARYEYITARSLGHSVPYVNGVEQTAGEAFAASVLDRRSSPTVDAFEMELADCYPEDAGLESLRRTVTLDRTDGVVTVGDDAVFANADNTFESTLVSAFPIRSDERGLVVDGERGRTRVTPDDSDAERSVERLTDAIETADGTRDVWRARIERTVSSRATSLQLRIEPESRE
- a CDS encoding sugar phosphate isomerase/epimerase family protein produces the protein MQLALSTLGCPDWDLERILSVGREAGYDGVDFRGYRDEIDVTRHPLFTDRADETRSRLEAAGLSVSALSSSISLCEPGDRSARVAEARRLIEVADAFDVDRIRVFGGGDLDAHSRADLARFGGETMREILAIDGAENVRWILETHDAWTASDDCQRLLDELPADDVGVLWDAAHTVRLAGESPRETLDALGDRIEYVHVKDAVYDPDHHDATDDGYVYAVPGEGDLPMADVVEALRERGYDGWLVFEHEKRWHPSLADPDVALPAFVEWFRDQR
- a CDS encoding hydroxyacid dehydrogenase, with product MKIFVTLPDGELRDDFFPNEVRHRLESLGSVAWNPSTDDLSEDALRDRIDGVDVLVTGWGSPRVTADVLEAADDLRLIAHTGGSVGTLVSEAVYDAGIPVVSANDVMADHTAEHTLGSILAKLRAVPELEASMKAGEFGADDVDIRTLHGKDVGLVGLGTIGRKLLDHLAPFDVSASIYDPYVNAEALAEYPFATLTDLETALDSAVVSVHAARTDETIGMLDADRLAQIPDGALFVNTARAEIVEEAALVEELRSGRLSGVFDVYHQEPLPADHEFREFDNVLLTPHVGGSQIHSPLTETVIDDIERFQRDQPLEHEIPRRQWQTMTR
- a CDS encoding L-rhamnose mutarotase — encoded protein: MARIAFHLKIADGQREAYREAHEDVPAWLEEAYLESDAGLETYSVFESDGHVFGFMELDDPDAIRDVMETSDEQARWAEEMDGILVDDDSDQWMDEVYRMI
- a CDS encoding LLM class flavin-dependent oxidoreductase encodes the protein MSDVTFEYNVPVFAGAPESGTDPSHRDTPCYEELDWETTKQGVLKAEELGFDAAWAPDHLMLGRDNAEYECWTLLSALAGLTDDINLGSLVLCNDYRNPALVAKMAATLDIVSGGRLELGLGAGWHEPEYEAYGWEYRDGFERLMRLDESIRLMKEMWTDESGDGASFAGDHYEIDGAYCEPGPVQDPHPPILVGGQGEEVTLKLVAKHADVWNTDVFKGTPETLEHKIGVIEDHCETVGRDPDEIEYSWDGHVICTRDPEKYERLLDLMIPIQFEEEYVDQADITTEEIARDYFIMGTPEECAEAIERRIDVGVTKFQCWFVDFPDTGGMELFADEVIPQFR
- a CDS encoding enolase C-terminal domain-like protein, whose amino-acid sequence is MEITNITVTKVSTDSWGEFVEFPLVTVMSKFEEYNNADGDNPQARRKWMGPVGDVVVEVETDAGITGVGVGNWATGSIETIVDETLSKLVVGEDPRERERLWDMMYRATIPFGRKGAAIEAISAVDLALWDIAGKEAEKPVYELLGGPVTDEIPCYASNLHPVDHEKLAREAQNYAEQGFDAMKLRFRYGPEAGRKGMKENEKIVETVRDAVGDEIAIAGDAYMGWDVRYAKKMLKRLERYDMEWVEEPVIPDDIDGYAEVREASNVPISGGEHEFTRWGHKELLEREAVDILQPDIHRCGGLTELLKIDSMASARDVPVIPHSGTNPTLHFIAASTNAPMAEYFPIPEWYKERQGEQESTYADAIYANPPQAEGGTIPLPETVGLSSATNPEALEHYSVE